A single genomic interval of Bacteroidota bacterium harbors:
- the mreD gene encoding rod shape-determining protein MreD, producing MKDWQKYILMFIYCFGVQIVILENIHVAYWFHPFVYLFFLLYFPPVMPKWLSVLVFFMVGLLYDVFLNSYGIHASACLLLGLIKPFVTIGNVNTAPTREDEKGSWLNKGKRRFKTIFLLSFILIHHFWVFFLESLGHDFITVFVPTWLGSTILTYLFLLLSEELFFRTFRTSK from the coding sequence ATGAAAGATTGGCAGAAGTATATATTGATGTTTATCTATTGTTTTGGTGTCCAGATTGTGATATTAGAAAACATCCATGTAGCCTACTGGTTCCATCCTTTTGTATATCTCTTTTTTCTGCTTTATTTTCCTCCTGTGATGCCAAAATGGCTGTCTGTTTTAGTATTTTTTATGGTGGGCTTATTGTATGATGTCTTTCTTAATTCTTATGGAATTCACGCTTCTGCTTGTTTATTGTTAGGATTAATTAAACCCTTTGTTACCATCGGTAATGTAAATACTGCTCCCACCCGAGAAGACGAAAAAGGAAGCTGGCTCAATAAAGGGAAAAGAAGATTTAAAACAATCTTTCTACTTTCGTTCATTCTGATTCATCATTTTTGGGTGTTCTTTTTGGAATCTTTGGGGCATGATTTTATTACTGTCTTTGTTCCTACTTGGTTGGGCAGCACCATCCTCACCTATTTGTTTTTGTTATTATCCGAAGAATTGTTTTTTAGAACTTTTAGGACATCCAAATGA
- a CDS encoding rod shape-determining protein MreC: MGSVIQFIKTYLHLILFVVFQAFSITLVVRFHALYQIFFFNTSNSITGNIKSFFNNINEYRNLRDVNRSLVNENLYLRGFLKENFYMQTKDTFYINDTLYKQHYVYVPASVIGNSVDKENNFLTLNKGKSAGIEKGMGVFGPDGIVGVVEDVSDNFCLVMSILNARAIVSPKIKELNLSQGKLIWGNRSPYYAYLEGINRYEKVHAGQRVVTSPYSKNFPENIPIGVIEDVKEIDGSFLKAKVRLSTSFSQLREVYIVKDLFKAEFEKFNKQIESQN; the protein is encoded by the coding sequence ATGGGTTCGGTTATACAGTTTATCAAGACCTACCTTCACCTGATACTTTTTGTTGTTTTTCAGGCTTTTTCGATAACCTTGGTTGTCAGATTTCACGCATTATATCAAATATTTTTTTTTAATACATCCAATTCTATAACCGGAAATATTAAGTCCTTTTTTAATAATATTAACGAATATAGAAATCTCAGAGATGTCAATCGCTCGCTTGTGAACGAAAACTTGTATTTGAGAGGTTTTCTCAAAGAAAATTTCTATATGCAAACAAAAGACACATTCTATATCAATGATACACTTTACAAACAGCATTATGTGTATGTGCCTGCATCTGTCATAGGTAATAGTGTGGACAAAGAAAATAATTTTCTAACTCTCAATAAAGGCAAGTCAGCCGGGATTGAAAAAGGTATGGGAGTGTTCGGACCCGATGGAATTGTTGGTGTGGTTGAAGATGTGTCGGATAATTTTTGTCTTGTTATGAGTATTCTGAATGCCAGAGCAATCGTTTCACCTAAAATTAAAGAACTCAACTTATCGCAAGGCAAACTGATTTGGGGTAACAGAAGCCCTTATTATGCTTACCTTGAGGGTATTAATCGTTATGAGAAAGTGCATGCAGGGCAGAGGGTTGTTACGAGTCCTTATTCTAAAAACTTTCCTGAGAATATACCCATCGGTGTAATTGAGGATGTAAAAGAGATTGACGGTAGTTTCTTGAAAGCAAAAGTCCGGTTGTCCACCTCGTTTAGCCAACTCAGAGAGGTGTATATTGTGAAAGATTTATTCAAAGCAGAGTTTGAAAAGTTTAATAAACAGATAGAAAGTCAAAATTGA
- a CDS encoding rod shape-determining protein, which produces MGLFNFFTQELAIDLGTANTLIIYKDQVVVDEPSIIAIERSTNEVLAIGHEAMQMQGKENENIKTIKPLKDGVIADFLAAEHMIRGMIKKINIGRTFSPQLRMVICVPSGITEVERRAVKDSAERSGGKEVYMIHEPMAAAVGIGIDVTEPMGNMIIDIGGGTSEIAVIALGGIVCDESITVGGNEFNSDIVDYMRREHSLQIGERTAEKIKINVGSALSELDNPPEDFPVQGRDLVSGIPKQVMVSYTEVALALDKSISKMEEAILRALERTPPELSADIYQTGLYLTGGGALLRGLDKRISHITKLPVTIAEDPLRAVVRGTGIALRNIGRFKFLMQ; this is translated from the coding sequence ATGGGACTTTTTAACTTTTTTACACAGGAACTCGCAATAGATTTGGGCACTGCCAACACTTTGATTATATACAAAGACCAAGTTGTTGTAGACGAGCCATCTATTATTGCTATCGAACGCTCTACCAACGAAGTGCTTGCCATCGGTCATGAGGCAATGCAAATGCAAGGTAAGGAGAACGAAAATATTAAAACCATTAAGCCTTTGAAAGATGGGGTTATTGCAGACTTTTTGGCTGCTGAACACATGATTAGAGGGATGATTAAAAAAATCAATATTGGCAGAACATTTTCCCCTCAATTGAGAATGGTTATTTGTGTTCCCTCAGGTATTACTGAGGTTGAACGCAGAGCAGTAAAAGACTCTGCTGAACGTTCCGGTGGCAAAGAAGTTTATATGATTCATGAGCCTATGGCTGCTGCCGTTGGTATTGGAATTGATGTTACCGAACCGATGGGTAATATGATTATTGACATAGGTGGTGGAACTTCGGAAATTGCTGTTATTGCTTTAGGTGGTATAGTGTGTGATGAATCAATTACTGTTGGTGGAAATGAATTTAATTCTGACATCGTTGATTATATGCGCAGAGAGCATAGTTTGCAAATTGGTGAAAGAACCGCAGAGAAGATCAAGATTAATGTTGGTTCGGCTTTGTCTGAGTTGGATAACCCACCGGAGGATTTTCCCGTACAAGGCAGAGATTTGGTTTCCGGTATTCCAAAGCAAGTAATGGTTTCTTATACCGAAGTGGCTTTGGCTTTGGACAAATCCATCAGCAAAATGGAAGAAGCTATTCTCAGGGCTTTGGAGCGTACCCCGCCCGAATTGTCAGCCGATATCTATCAAACCGGATTGTATTTGACCGGAGGAGGAGCCTTGCTTAGAGGCTTGGATAAACGTATTTCTCATATTACTAAATTACCTGTTACAATTGCAGAAGACCCACTCAGAGCCGTTGTCAGAGGAACCGGTATTGCTCTTAGAAATATTGGCAGATTCAAATTCTTAATGCAATAA
- the purH gene encoding bifunctional phosphoribosylaminoimidazolecarboxamide formyltransferase/IMP cyclohydrolase, translated as MDSLQIKNALISVFYKDGLEVLLNALKTQNIGIYSTGGTAKFIEERGGKVNHVEDLTGYPSIFGGRVKTLHPAVFGGILFRRDHEGDIAQAKEFNIPNIDLIVVDLYPFEETLQAGGTAQEIIEKIDIGGVSLIRAAAKNFNSTCVICDKADYSKAAELIMQNKLDLAARKSFAAKAFKVTQAYDELIGSYLAGEQEYALRYGENPHQKASFRGNMEDNFERIQGKEISYNNLLDIEAAMALLGDFDSQAGATFAIIKHNNACGIATRATVADSYDAALAADPVSAFGGIMICNKPIDMATAQKINSIFFEILLAPGYEEGVEELFTKKAQRTLLKITSFKMSKNQKRTILNGTLIQDRDGLVENRDVFKTVTHIAPTPTQLSDLEFALRVVKHTKSNAIVLVKNGQLLASGTGQTSRVDALNQAVEKAKRFGFDLQGCVMASDAFFPFPDCVEIGATAGVKAIVQPGGSVKDQMSIDEADKLKIAMVFAGNRHFKH; from the coding sequence TTGGACTCTTTACAAATCAAAAATGCACTGATTTCCGTTTTTTATAAAGACGGCTTGGAAGTGCTTCTTAACGCACTTAAAACCCAAAATATCGGTATTTATTCGACCGGTGGAACTGCAAAATTTATTGAAGAACGCGGTGGCAAAGTGAATCATGTGGAAGACCTGACCGGTTACCCATCTATTTTTGGTGGACGTGTCAAAACCTTACATCCTGCTGTGTTTGGAGGTATTTTATTCAGGCGAGACCATGAAGGAGATATTGCTCAAGCAAAGGAGTTCAATATTCCAAATATTGATTTGATTGTGGTCGATTTGTATCCGTTCGAAGAAACATTACAAGCCGGGGGGACAGCCCAAGAAATCATTGAAAAGATTGATATTGGCGGTGTTTCACTTATCAGAGCTGCTGCCAAAAATTTCAATTCTACTTGTGTAATCTGTGACAAAGCCGATTATAGTAAAGCGGCAGAGCTGATTATGCAAAACAAGTTGGACTTGGCAGCGCGAAAATCATTTGCGGCCAAAGCTTTCAAGGTTACGCAAGCTTATGACGAACTTATCGGATCATATTTGGCAGGTGAGCAGGAATACGCATTAAGATATGGCGAAAATCCGCATCAAAAGGCAAGTTTCAGAGGCAATATGGAGGATAATTTTGAGCGTATTCAAGGCAAAGAAATCTCCTATAATAATTTGTTGGACATAGAAGCTGCAATGGCACTCTTGGGAGATTTTGATAGCCAAGCCGGAGCAACATTTGCCATTATCAAACACAATAATGCTTGCGGCATTGCCACACGTGCAACAGTTGCAGATAGTTATGATGCGGCTTTGGCGGCCGACCCCGTTTCTGCTTTTGGCGGAATCATGATTTGCAACAAGCCGATAGACATGGCAACTGCACAAAAAATCAACAGCATTTTCTTTGAAATCCTTTTAGCTCCCGGATATGAGGAAGGAGTAGAAGAATTATTTACCAAAAAAGCCCAAAGAACCTTGCTCAAAATCACTTCCTTCAAAATGTCAAAAAATCAAAAGCGCACTATTTTGAACGGTACGCTCATTCAAGACAGAGACGGACTGGTCGAAAATAGAGATGTGTTCAAAACCGTAACCCATATAGCACCCACGCCAACACAGTTGTCGGATTTGGAATTTGCACTCAGGGTGGTAAAACACACCAAATCAAATGCAATCGTTTTAGTCAAAAATGGTCAGTTGCTTGCGTCAGGCACAGGACAGACCTCGCGTGTGGATGCGCTTAATCAGGCTGTTGAGAAAGCAAAACGGTTTGGCTTTGATTTGCAAGGGTGTGTGATGGCATCTGACGCATTTTTCCCTTTTCCCGACTGTGTGGAAATTGGTGCAACAGCAGGTGTTAAAGCGATTGTACAGCCGGGCGGTTCGGTCAAAGACCAAATGTCAATTGACGAAGCCGATAAGCTAAAAATAGCAATGGTTTTTGCCGGCAACAGGCATTTTAAACACTAA
- the rodA gene encoding rod shape-determining protein RodA codes for MVNYHNPGIFKEKPRPDWLTIILFLILSSFGVLNVFSASASTENAGFWDFSQNHGKQLMFMAVALGVGFFFMLLTPTFFNVTSYFIYALVIGLLVLVLVIGTTIAASKSWISIGSFRLQPAEFAKYATVLGVAKYLDGYNVGFKGWKNIGICIALVGLPFLLTLAQNDTGSALVFLSFVLVFYREGMPGYILVMGLWVILVFVLSIIIDYYYESYYISISIIVLGAIAAFVLRRYKKALLLILLIVAGSIALNVTVNVFFNKVLKQYQRDRILVTLNIKEDKMGIGYNVNQSKIAIGAGGVMGRGFMQGTQTLMGFVPEQSTDFIFCTIGEEWGFAGTASVILIYLSFMGRIVYLAERQRTTFSRVVGYGLFSILLIHFFINIGMTLGIVPVIGIPLPFFSYGGSSFIAFTVLLFTFISLDSKRIFEMARG; via the coding sequence ATGGTTAATTACCACAATCCCGGTATTTTTAAGGAGAAACCTCGCCCTGATTGGCTGACAATCATCTTGTTTTTGATTTTATCGTCATTTGGGGTGTTGAATGTATTTTCTGCATCAGCCTCAACTGAAAATGCGGGGTTTTGGGATTTTTCACAAAATCACGGAAAACAGTTGATGTTCATGGCAGTTGCATTGGGGGTAGGATTCTTTTTTATGTTGCTTACCCCCACTTTTTTTAATGTAACCTCCTATTTCATATACGCATTGGTAATCGGGTTGTTGGTGTTGGTACTTGTGATAGGTACTACGATTGCTGCTTCTAAAAGTTGGATAAGTATTGGAAGTTTTCGGCTTCAGCCGGCAGAGTTTGCCAAATATGCCACGGTTTTGGGGGTTGCAAAATACTTAGATGGATATAATGTTGGTTTTAAAGGTTGGAAAAACATTGGTATTTGCATTGCTTTGGTCGGGCTTCCTTTTTTGCTCACTTTGGCACAGAATGACACAGGCTCCGCTTTGGTATTCTTAAGTTTTGTGTTGGTGTTTTATCGTGAAGGGATGCCCGGTTACATTTTGGTAATGGGTCTTTGGGTAATCTTAGTGTTCGTTCTATCAATTATCATAGATTATTATTATGAAAGTTATTATATATCAATCAGTATCATAGTATTAGGCGCAATTGCAGCATTCGTTTTGCGCAGATATAAAAAAGCACTTTTACTCATTCTGCTGATTGTGGCCGGGTCTATTGCGTTGAACGTAACTGTGAACGTTTTTTTTAATAAAGTGCTTAAACAATATCAAAGGGACAGAATCCTTGTTACGCTCAACATCAAAGAGGATAAGATGGGTATTGGTTACAATGTAAACCAATCTAAGATTGCTATTGGTGCAGGCGGTGTTATGGGACGTGGTTTTATGCAGGGTACACAAACCTTGATGGGATTTGTGCCGGAACAATCTACTGATTTTATTTTTTGTACGATTGGCGAAGAGTGGGGATTTGCCGGAACAGCATCTGTTATTCTAATCTACCTGAGTTTCATGGGCAGAATTGTATATCTGGCGGAGCGACAGCGAACCACATTTAGCAGGGTGGTAGGGTATGGACTCTTTTCTATTTTATTGATTCATTTTTTTATCAATATAGGAATGACATTGGGAATCGTGCCTGTCATAGGAATTCCTTTACCGTTTTTTAGCTATGGCGGTAGTTCCTTTATCGCTTTTACAGTACTGCTATTTACTTTTATTAGCCTTGACTCCAAACGGATTTTTGAAATGGCGCGGGGGTAA
- a CDS encoding DUF4440 domain-containing protein → MNKKTSTALLIFLIAALLGTYIIPTMKENMENKTRSSLSHIPGLILKQSEAWNQGSLECFMSLYEQSDSLPFLTAKGVSYGWQNLHDMYQRTYFNSNSENRGILKFEITQVISIESGVCLVPGDWQVTRTDTVLSGKFSLLFKFFDKEGWKIIADHTW, encoded by the coding sequence ATGAATAAAAAGACTTCTACTGCACTTCTAATCTTTTTGATTGCTGCTTTGTTGGGTACTTATATCATTCCCACCATGAAAGAAAACATGGAAAATAAAACCAGAAGCAGCCTATCTCATATTCCGGGGCTTATTTTGAAACAGTCAGAGGCATGGAACCAAGGGAGTTTGGAGTGTTTTATGTCTTTGTATGAGCAATCGGATTCGCTGCCTTTTTTGACTGCAAAAGGTGTGAGTTACGGATGGCAGAATCTGCATGATATGTATCAACGGACATATTTTAATAGTAATAGTGAGAACCGAGGCATACTCAAGTTTGAAATTACCCAAGTGATTTCTATTGAGTCGGGTGTTTGTCTTGTGCCGGGAGATTGGCAAGTAACACGCACTGACACGGTATTGTCCGGGAAATTTTCGCTGTTGTTCAAGTTTTTTGATAAAGAAGGTTGGAAAATTATTGCAGACCATACTTGGTAG